The DNA window GAACAGTCATtgatattccatttttttcttaatagtattttattttttcccaatcacatgtaaagatagttttcaaaattaatttttgtgagattttgcgttccaaatttgtgtatatatgtgtgtgtatatatatatatatatatacacacacacatatacacatatacacatatatacacgaatatatatgtatatgtatgtgtatatatgtatatgtatctatacacacagaGTGATCATCTAAtactacatatattatattatatatcaatGTAATCCTCACTATAACATACTGAACAAATGACTCTCTAACCTTTCCTTAAAGACCTTCAAGTATGGAAAACCTATTATGTCTCAAGGTAGCCCATTTTACTTTgggacaattctaatttttaagatgggacagctaggtggttcagcggATAGACTACCAGActtgaagtcagtaagactcatcttcctgagttgaaatctggcctccgacTAGCTGTTTGACTCGTTGCTTGACACTGGGgaagtaacttaatcctgtttacctcagttcctcatctgtgaaatgaaattaAGATGGACTGAAATAACAGAACAACATCAGAAACAACAAAATTAAGGCAGATTTCCTGAcaagactattttttttccttttaaactttCAAACATTGTTCCTGATTTAGTTATCTCTGGCAAAGGAAAAcgtcttctctttcctccatgaGATAACACCTCAAATGCTTGCAGATAGTTATTATTTCCTCTGTCAGTCTTTTCTCCTTAAGGTTAAACGTGCCCAGTTCCATCAGCATGTCCTCCTATGACGTGAATTCAAGACACTGGTTGTTCTTTGGACTATATAGAGTTTATCCATGTTCTTCTCAATCCCTGGTGGCCAGAACTGCTCATAGTTCCCCAGATGAAGTGTGCAAAGGGCAGAAAGAGTAGGACCATCACTTCTTTGTTCCTAGAAGTAATACAACACAAGATGGCATTCACATTTTTGTCTGTCATTTCCATGAATATGACCATAATCAGTTCTTTGTTCCCCAGGAACATTTGCACAGTCAATAATCTTTGCTAAGGCAATGCCGCCAATTGCCTCTGAAAAGGTAATAATCAGGATTGAATTCAAGGATTTGTCTGAATAATTTAAGGTATTTGTTTAAGCAGGATGATAAGCACACATGTGACCTGATGATATTCACTCCTCTAATATACTTCCCAGTAGAACAACTAATGAACCACATAGAAGGTCAGGAGAAATTAATTTGGGGGTGCTCAgtgtcctttccttctttatgCCTTCCTGGAAATAATgctttccttccattttacatTCTCTTCTCCCTATATCAGGTAATATACCATTCCTTTTAGACCTGTTTTAACTTCACAAACATTGCATAGATTagcttaaaaatcaaaatattcaaGCAGCACATTCTGGCCCCTAGAGTCCATAGCatctgaaaagaaaggaaggaaaaagcaaaacactttattaACAACTGTATTCTGTCCTTTGAAATGTATATAGGCACACCATGCTGAGTTCCAACACTTAGAACACCAAGAATCCTCTGGGAGGTGAACAGACTAGTGTCTCAGTGTTGCAGAACTGCTAAGCAAAGGAACAATAGGGTTGAACATTAATGATCTGGTCCAGCAGGATGAATTTGCTAATGGGAAAACTGATCAGATGTAATACTCTGGTGTAACATGTCCAGGCTCTCCctgtcttttttccctctataataacaaaagcaaaaacaaattttctgATTGCTATTGCCTTGCTACAAGGTTGGAAAAATCTCTTGTCTGAACCTTGGTAAGTTTGTGAAGAAGCAAACTGTCCCTGTTGCTCAATGAATAGCAaggattcaattaaaaaattttgggGGTCTCTCCCAGGTTTTGGTTGGACTACTGGGGAGATACATTTTCAATAAGACCTGGTGTTTGCCTGTTAATTTGGGGTAGTAGAGCATGACTATGTTTTGCaattttttattgtgttttttaattttataattgtattaCTGTTGCTTTGCTAGCTTTCTGTGTTTCATAGGATGGGGATTTGAATTCCCATTCCAATTCTTGTTacctatgttaccttgggcaagtcacttaatattccATAATCTCAAtgttctcatctatgaaatgaagaggttggcAGAATAAGTGTAGCTAAATGTAGAAAACCAAAAATCTTTACATAAAATGTTACTGATCAGGACCTGATATCCAATATATTAAGGGGACTAATATAAAGCTATAAGGCAACCAAACATTGGTTGTGTGTTGTGCCTGTAACCCCTTCTTCCAAGATGGGTGAAATTCCAAGGATCAGTTGAGTTCCATTAGCCTTAAGTCAGCTGGTTGTCTGCAGTAAACCTTGCTTCAGTATGATAAGTCATCTGCTAGGTTGCCATTGGGCTGCCTAAGGAAAGGCAAATACACCAAAGTCATAAAATGAAACAGGCCAAAGATTCTCTAGGATTGGGCTTGTGAGTAGATTTTGTACATCCAAGTAGACAAAATAGTGAAAtccattttcaaaacaaaaagtatTGCATAAGAGGAAGAGTTATTATGTACTGGAAAGGTGATCAAAGGATATTGAAACAtgctcaaaaacaaaagaaaacaaaaatattacagACACATAAAACTTTCTCCAAATCATGCTGCATTTCAATTGACATCATGAAAAATGTcataaataaaaggaagataaCGTTAAAAGTTTTGTGGAAAACAAGACATAATAAACTATTGGTCAGTTTATGAATGGTATGAtcattctgcaaagcaatttgaaattaggCTGATACAGGAACTAAAATGCTCACACCTTTTGTTCAAGGAATCCTTTTTCTAAGCACAGTGATTCAAAGAGATACATACTGGCCCTATTATTTCTCTGCTATTGGGAACTCTTAGGTgagccttctccctctcccaatatAGATTGGCCCAGTCCCTTCATTTATGCTGTTAGATAGTCATCTGAAGAACAAAGAGTTTAGGTGACTTTCAAGGGTACCCCAAGTAGTATGCTTCAGAAGTAGGATTTCAGCTCAGGTTCTTCTGCCTTTGAGACTAGCTCTTCATCCACTACTTTCCACTGACCCTTTGTTTGGTAAATGAGGGGAAacaatacataatacatatgaaaatatttagagcaaTGCTTATTCTgggaacaaaaaaaattgtaaagtaaATAGATACCTGCAAATTGGGAAATAGCTTAAAGAACTCTCGGGCATGAATGTGATGGTCTACTACTCTTACACCGATGATATTGGATATGAATAATAAATTGAGTCATGGAAAGTCTTAAAAATGAtacaaaggggggcagctaggtggcacagtggatagagcaccggccctggagtcaggaggacctgagttcaaatccagcctcagacacttaacacttactagctgtgtgaccctagtcaagtcacttaaccccaattgcctcaccccccccccaaatgatacAAAGGGAAGTAAGCGAAACCAGGAAATCAACATAACAAATTAGGATaggaagataaagagaaagaatgacaagaacaaaataaaacaaaatatgctATAATAACAACCAAAGTAATGTCTGAAAAAGTGGGGAGAAAATGCACTTCCCTTAATTCTTTAAAGTTCATAATATTGCATAGTCTTTCAGAATCAGTTGGTATGTTGTTTAGTTttgtgaattgttttcttttttaattcttttttatgagGGATGGCTCTCTGACTAGTGGGGGGTAgtatatatatttgcaaatgAAGGTGATCAGAAAATTAACATATCagtaacaaactttttttttttttttgcggggcaatgggggttaagtgacttgcccagggtcacacagcagtaacaaacttttaaacaaaaataataggaTGCACCAGATGGCCTTTATAGATCTGTTTATACTAATGATATATCAATCCTACAATCTAATTTTTATAGAGTAGACTTTATTGGAACTAGAAATGATATTTAAAAGCATCTAGAGATTTaactacttcattttatagatgaggaaactgaggcacagagacctTAAGAAACTTACTTAAAGTTATACCCCTAGCAAATTTCAGAGTCAGGACTcaaactgtttttgtttgtttatttttgttttacttatatTGTATCATCTACCACAATGTGCAGTGTATCAGACTACATATATACTACCCATATACCAATGCACTGagtataataatttaaaatttaggtGTTAAATGTTATAATAACTTACTAGTGTGGACAAATAGGTGACAAGGAATAGGGTTAAAATGATCAGTCTTTCAATCTGTCCCTTAGCAGATTCAATCTACCCCTAagcagacaaatcacttaacctttgtcagactcaggttcctcctctacaaaatagggaaaataataatacctacttcccagggttgttttgaaactaaaattcactattttaaaagcactttgggaaaattaaaatactataaagatgctagatattattattaattataactcTCATGTTAATTTCTAGTCCTTTAAAAAACACTATAAATGcccccattagaaagtaatgaaattgtccattttattgtctatgcacacacatataggcatatatgcatatatacatataaatatgtttgcacacatacagacacatacatatataccttatTTGGGGGGTGAGAGCTCTCTGCCATCAGTAGTagtgaaaaaaacacaaaataaataaagatcatgatggtgatgatgatattaatacataacatttacatagctctaCTATGTGACATTCACTATGCTAAGAATTttaccattatctcatttggtgatcATAGCAAacctgggaggtatgtgctataAATAAATCCATCTATTTCCCTTCTCCACTAATATTTTAATCATTCTTATAAatagtttaaatattttttcaattatattccATATGGGAAATGACACTGAtaccaaataaaattttatccagaagttttttttttgtttgtttgttttttttatttcaatatacttttattttaaaacaggTCACAACACTAAGCTCTATCCCATTCTGCCACTGTACAAGCTACAAATGCTTGCTTAGCAGCTGAGGGGCAATCTTTAGAAGCATATTTGAAAAGTGAATAAAAATccatataaaacaaatattcaaatagTTTCCATAGGAACACAGATAAGTGTGACCCCATCTCTTAGTCTTCCACATTGCTGCATTTGTGCCAAACCCTATTCTTAAAACATACTTAAAAACTCTAGCAGGAATTAAGTTAATGGTCCCCCCAAATGCTCTAATTCAAGCTAAACTTGCAATTAATGGCTACAAACAGCACCTATACATTAATACTAGCTGAAGTACAAGTTGTTGAGTGATGTTCCATTCCACTTTCCCAAGCACAAGACAATGGCAAAGTGTTGATATCCTGATCCTCTACTTCTGCTGGAAAACCTTGGTTCTTGAGTTGTTGCATGCATTGCCATGCTGGCCCAGACATCACATAATAGATAGTGGGTCTCTGGAATCCATTGAAAgtagaagcagcagcaacagtataAGCACCCATGTTTTCAAACAGCATCCAATCTCCCACATGCATTTCTGGTAAATCACAGCGGTCGACAATTCGATCAAGGCCATCACAGGTTGGTCCCCATATGCTAGAAGAGTAATACTTCTCATCTGGTTTGGGTCTCTTTTGTAGAATAGGTTTAACATGTGCATGATCAAACAGGATGCAATTAAATGAGCCATACACTCCATCATTTACATAGTACATAAAGGTTTGGTCATTTgcctcatcttcatcatcagAACCTGTCTGTTCCTTTAACACAAGTTTTTTGGCAATGATGTTAACTGCAAGAGTGAAAGCTGAGGCAACGTAGTATCTGCCTGGTTCAGCTATGATTTTCACTCCAGAGTCAGAAGGAAAATACTTGTCCAATGCTGGATTGATTACACTTGTGATCTCTTCAAACTTAAGCTTTACATCTTCAGAACCAGGAAAGCCACCACCGATATCAAGAAGATACATGTTGAAACCAAACTCCACCCCCATGTCAAAGACACAGCGGGCATCAGAAACTGCTTGGACGAAGGTTTCTGGATCAGTACAACCACTTCCCACATGGAAACTGACTCCAATAACATCAATATTCAGTTCCTTTGCCCGTTCAAGGAGTAGCCTACTAGTTTTGAGAGTGGCACCAAATTTAACACTTAGACGACAGACAGCTTTGGAATCATCAGTGGCGATCCTTAAAACCAGCTTTGCCTTTGGATGAGCTCTGGCAACTTTCATTAGCTCTACTTCACTATCAAAAGTCATCATTTGTACTCCATTGTTGGCAGCATACTTAATTTGTGACACTTGTTTGCATGGATTTGCATAGATTATCCTCTCTGGAGGTACCCCAAGACTCTGTACTAACTGTATTTCAGTCTTGCTAGCACAATCAAATCCTGCTCCTATAGTAGCAAGTGTCTTCACTATAGCTTTGCTGTCATTACATTTAACAGCATAAAAAGGAGTTACTCGAGGAAGAGCTTTGTACCATCTCAGATGCTTCTTTAAGACGTCACCAAGGTCGGCAACATAGAAGGCATCTTTATCATCAGAAGAAGAAACTTCATTAATTTTCTGGTCCAGAATATCCTTAGCAGTAAAGCCTTCATCAAGGAAGTTGAAGTCAAATTCATCATTGCTAAAGCTGTTCATGGTTTCTTGGTGTTCCTCTAAAGTGcaacaaaatagaaaaccaaGAGATGGAATTTAAAGACAAGCTATTTCCAGCTTTGCACCGAAGGTGGTTCTCCAGGAAGACAAAGTCCTGTTAAATATAAGGCTATGATTGTGCCTTCGGTGCAGCCGTTGCACTGAAAGTTCTCTTAAAGGGCATGGACTGAGTGGGTAGACCCCATGGAGATGCTGAAGATGAACGGAATTCGACGGCTACGGTGCCTTCCCCCCAACCTCCGCCCCGTTCAGCCGCCTCCTGCCCAGCTGGAGGAGCCGCGCCGAGCCGCCGGCCCGAGGTGGCACTAAAGCTGGTGGCAGAGGAGCTACCGGCAGCGGAGGCTGAAGGGGTCTGACCTATCCAGAAGTTTTAAATGTAATTGACAGCCACAAAAAAGACAGCATAAAATCCCAGAAAGCACCTTTGTCAACAAGTAACTTACTTGGCAGAGAAATTAATTTGAACATCTGAATATTGAATATCAATTTATAGTTTATTTATAGTttgatttacatatatatatattaaacatacacacgtgtgtatgagagaaaatgagagagagagaaataaatgaatgaatgaaatttataACAGGCTGCTTTATGCTTTTCCTAACATTTTTCGCAAAATAGTAAGTAATCTTTCAGTCAAAGACCATGCACTTATGTTAAATCTTTCTCGACTGTGTGTACCTAACCTATCCCCCTGGTCAACTATTCTATAATTTACtgtcaggtattcatgatgattTTTATATTGtgatatattttgaaataagATACATTCCATATACTTTGTTTTATCATTATTTGcctttagactttttttttttttgcggggcaatgggggttaagtgacttgcccagggtcacacagctagtaagtgtcaagtg is part of the Dromiciops gliroides isolate mDroGli1 chromosome 4, mDroGli1.pri, whole genome shotgun sequence genome and encodes:
- the LOC122752643 gene encoding ornithine decarboxylase; its protein translation is MNSFSNDEFDFNFLDEGFTAKDILDQKINEVSSSDDKDAFYVADLGDVLKKHLRWYKALPRVTPFYAVKCNDSKAIVKTLATIGAGFDCASKTEIQLVQSLGVPPERIIYANPCKQVSQIKYAANNGVQMMTFDSEVELMKVARAHPKAKLVLRIATDDSKAVCRLSVKFGATLKTSRLLLERAKELNIDVIGVSFHVGSGCTDPETFVQAVSDARCVFDMGVEFGFNMYLLDIGGGFPGSEDVKLKFEEITSVINPALDKYFPSDSGVKIIAEPGRYYVASAFTLAVNIIAKKLVLKEQTGSDDEDEANDQTFMYYVNDGVYGSFNCILFDHAHVKPILQKRPKPDEKYYSSSIWGPTCDGLDRIVDRCDLPEMHVGDWMLFENMGAYTVAAASTFNGFQRPTIYYVMSGPAWQCMQQLKNQGFPAEVEDQDINTLPLSCAWESGMEHHSTTCTSASINV